In Triticum urartu cultivar G1812 chromosome 6, Tu2.1, whole genome shotgun sequence, the following proteins share a genomic window:
- the LOC125517007 gene encoding uncharacterized protein LOC125517007, which translates to MAFSSFPWPFHRRAGGSGSGGTGPSKPSAAEGKEEDAEELGVTPQLLEFLRTLSPDAFKAVLCFVVGGFAESAAELSDWQQRHTVLVLARAKELAKVRYDLCPRHMKDKQFWTYILS; encoded by the exons ATGGCCTTCTCCTCGTTCCCATGGCCGTTCCACCGCCGAGCCGgtggcagcggcagcggcggaaCCGGCCCAAGCAAACCCTCCGCCGCGGaggggaaggaggaggacgcggaggaGCTTGGCGTCACACCGCAGCTCCTTGAGTTCCTCCGGACACTCTCCCCCGACGCGTTCAA GGCGGTGCTATGCTTTGTCGTAGGAGGATTTGCGGAGTCGGCGGCCGAGCTCTCGGACTGGCAGCAGCGGCACACTGTCCTCGTGCTCGCCAGAGCCAAG GAACTCGCTAAGGTCCGCTATGATCTGTGCCCACGCCACATGAAGGACAAGCAGTTCTGGACATACATCTTGTCGTAA